In one window of Sandaracinaceae bacterium DNA:
- a CDS encoding DUF4340 domain-containing protein yields MQNKKLLIAGGVLVALIGLVAFMANRRSSNDAGGGSSADGGASLPDITGSEITSLTIHRPNAEAITLTRDGETWRVTAPIEADADDNILRTAIEKLDELEADSVVARNPENHTRLEVDDEHGVRVTVRAGDAEVADLILGATRGGGTMVRVAGQDVVVSARGSLRFAFDRELSAFRNKRIVDVAPERVVGLRYQVGERALAFARGSDDEWALSEGEPIERFGAQRVQAVAATLARMRATEFAAADVTEGAAGLETPAAVVTLTIGPEPAAPEATEGDAAETADGGVAEADAPAEPAAPAAPVPTETLVLELGGDAPSDGQIYVRLRGNPTIYTISRYSADRLRGEPSLFQDPEPGAEGAEDAAGLDAPPGLEGMGGPGGQQIPEELMRQIQEQMQRQGLGGAH; encoded by the coding sequence ATGCAGAACAAGAAGCTCCTCATCGCGGGCGGCGTGTTGGTCGCCTTGATCGGCCTCGTGGCCTTCATGGCCAACCGCCGCAGCAGCAACGACGCAGGCGGCGGCAGCAGCGCCGACGGCGGCGCGAGCCTGCCGGACATCACGGGCAGCGAGATCACCTCGCTCACCATCCACCGGCCCAACGCCGAGGCCATCACGCTCACGCGCGACGGAGAGACCTGGCGTGTCACGGCGCCCATCGAGGCGGACGCGGACGACAACATCCTGCGCACGGCCATCGAAAAGCTGGACGAGCTGGAAGCGGACTCGGTGGTGGCGCGCAACCCCGAGAACCACACGCGCCTCGAGGTGGACGACGAGCACGGCGTCCGCGTGACGGTGCGCGCCGGCGACGCCGAGGTGGCGGACCTGATCCTGGGCGCCACGCGGGGCGGCGGCACCATGGTGCGCGTAGCAGGGCAGGACGTCGTGGTCAGCGCGCGTGGCTCGCTGCGCTTCGCGTTCGACCGTGAGCTGAGCGCGTTCCGCAACAAGCGCATCGTGGACGTGGCCCCCGAGCGCGTCGTCGGCCTGCGCTATCAAGTGGGCGAGCGCGCGCTCGCCTTCGCGCGCGGCAGCGACGACGAGTGGGCCCTGTCCGAGGGCGAGCCCATCGAGCGCTTCGGTGCGCAGCGGGTCCAGGCCGTGGCCGCGACCCTGGCACGCATGCGCGCCACCGAGTTCGCCGCAGCGGACGTGACCGAGGGCGCAGCCGGGCTCGAGACGCCAGCGGCCGTCGTGACGCTCACCATCGGACCCGAGCCCGCTGCCCCCGAAGCCACGGAAGGCGACGCTGCGGAGACCGCCGATGGCGGCGTGGCCGAAGCCGACGCACCCGCCGAGCCTGCCGCGCCGGCCGCTCCCGTTCCGACGGAAACGCTGGTGCTGGAGCTCGGCGGCGACGCGCCGAGTGACGGTCAGATCTACGTGCGTCTGCGCGGCAACCCGACCATCTACACCATCTCGCGCTACAGCGCGGACCGCCTGCGCGGCGAGCCCAGCCTGTTCCAGGACCCCGAGCCTGGCGCGGAAGGTGCGGAGGACGCGGCGGGCCTCGACGCCCCCCCAGGCCTCGAGGGTATGGGCGGACCCGGCGGCCAGCAGATCCCCGAGGAGCTGATGCGCCAGATCCAGGAGCAGATGCAGCGTCAGGGCCTCGGCGGCGCTCACTGA
- a CDS encoding GldG family protein, with the protein MSTNKRTRAASESLVFLLIGAGILLALNVLGLFTPYGRFDATRNHLFSLAPSSERLMNELNEDMEIVAYFSQDLPPQFASTEREVRDLLEEYVQASNGHLTVRVINPDTDELKAQAEEDGVEAVQHQLIEAGARSSRLGFRGLVIKYLGETRPIPVIAGTDGLEYELTMRIKQLVGEQRVIGIMSGHGASSLSTDLGPLRQLLPNYELREVSAAEPIPADVVAMLVVAPNEAIPEAELQNLNAFVMNGGGLGIIGGSVKLNLEQQQGPPSAELVDTGLNTLLERWGVRLEQNLVADPQCELLPMGGMAVPYPFFPRAVLDAEQQEHPSAFGLATVTMPFSASVSVLDESPADVRILPVISSSEGAWVVNDSNIAIMPRDPTEWHRTGRVGTRGMAVAIQGPLPSAFPDAGGDTPARAASDVRVLVVGSSALFLQAGQGQMTDTLVFALNSVDWLAAEEDLIAIRTKSVAEPGLDQPASLRAAEQRAQTARENEDRDEFAAALEERQAAEDAYKRSQQVTQWALTLGLPLLLALFGVIRWRQRIAKKNNIKL; encoded by the coding sequence ATGTCCACCAACAAGCGCACGCGCGCGGCCAGTGAGTCGCTCGTCTTCCTGCTCATCGGGGCCGGCATCCTGCTCGCCCTGAACGTCCTCGGCCTGTTCACTCCGTACGGCCGCTTCGACGCCACCCGCAACCACCTGTTCAGCCTGGCACCCAGCTCCGAGCGGCTCATGAACGAGCTGAACGAGGACATGGAGATCGTGGCTTACTTCAGCCAGGATCTGCCGCCGCAGTTCGCCTCCACGGAGCGCGAGGTGCGCGACCTGCTCGAGGAGTACGTCCAGGCCAGCAACGGGCACCTCACCGTGCGCGTGATCAACCCGGACACCGACGAGCTGAAGGCGCAGGCCGAAGAGGACGGTGTCGAGGCCGTGCAGCACCAGCTGATCGAGGCGGGCGCGCGCAGCTCGCGCCTCGGCTTCCGCGGCCTGGTCATCAAGTACCTGGGCGAGACGCGGCCCATCCCCGTCATCGCGGGGACGGACGGTCTCGAGTACGAGCTCACCATGCGCATCAAGCAGCTGGTGGGTGAGCAGCGCGTGATCGGCATCATGAGCGGCCACGGCGCGTCCAGCCTGTCCACGGACCTCGGACCGTTGCGCCAGCTGCTGCCCAACTACGAGCTGCGCGAGGTGAGCGCGGCGGAGCCCATCCCGGCCGACGTCGTCGCGATGCTGGTGGTGGCCCCGAACGAGGCCATCCCGGAGGCCGAGCTGCAGAACCTGAACGCTTTCGTCATGAACGGCGGTGGGCTCGGCATCATCGGTGGCTCCGTCAAGCTGAACCTCGAGCAGCAGCAGGGCCCGCCCAGCGCCGAGCTGGTGGACACCGGGCTGAACACCCTGCTCGAGCGCTGGGGTGTGCGCCTGGAGCAGAACCTGGTGGCGGACCCGCAGTGCGAGCTGCTGCCGATGGGGGGCATGGCCGTGCCCTACCCCTTCTTCCCGCGCGCGGTGTTGGACGCCGAGCAGCAGGAGCATCCGTCGGCGTTCGGTCTGGCCACGGTGACGATGCCGTTCAGCGCGTCGGTCAGCGTCCTCGACGAGTCGCCGGCCGACGTGCGCATCCTGCCCGTCATCTCCTCGTCCGAGGGCGCGTGGGTGGTCAACGACAGCAACATCGCCATCATGCCGCGTGACCCGACCGAGTGGCATCGCACGGGCCGCGTAGGCACGCGCGGAATGGCCGTGGCCATCCAGGGTCCGCTGCCCAGCGCCTTCCCCGACGCCGGTGGAGACACCCCCGCGCGCGCGGCGAGCGACGTGCGCGTGCTCGTCGTGGGCAGCAGCGCGCTGTTCCTGCAGGCCGGTCAGGGTCAGATGACCGACACGCTGGTCTTCGCCCTCAACAGCGTGGACTGGCTCGCGGCCGAGGAAGACCTCATCGCCATCCGCACCAAGAGCGTGGCCGAGCCCGGGCTCGACCAGCCCGCCAGCCTGCGCGCCGCCGAGCAGCGCGCCCAGACCGCGCGCGAGAACGAGGACCGCGACGAGTTCGCCGCGGCGCTCGAGGAGCGACAGGCCGCCGAGGACGCGTACAAGCGCTCGCAGCAGGTCACGCAGTGGGCGCTCACGCTCGGGCTGCCCCTCTTGCTCGCGCTCTTCGGGGTGATCCGCTGGCGTCAGCGCATCGCCAAGAAGAACAACATCAAGCTCTGA
- a CDS encoding ATP-binding cassette domain-containing protein, whose protein sequence is MIEAQELHKLYGPQTALSKASFKVHRGEVVGLLGPNGAGKSTTMKILTCYISPTSGTATVNGCDVFDDPVGARRAIGYLPESTPLYYEMMVLEYLEFMAAMRGFKGVEGRRRIKTAVEQTSLGDVLGKEIRALSKGYKQRVGLAQALVHEPPILILDEPMSGLDPNQASEIRDLIKEIGEKRTVILSTHNLAEVQVTCDRVLIISGGRIVADDTPEELTDRAGKAKYVATVQGNADSSAAAQKAFEKVKGASTVRARTGEESGELIFEILPEGDKDLRADIFKAAVAADLVLLGLEHQGENLEDIFRELTQVGEA, encoded by the coding sequence ATGATCGAGGCCCAAGAGCTGCACAAGCTCTACGGGCCCCAGACCGCCCTCTCGAAGGCGAGCTTCAAGGTGCATCGCGGCGAAGTCGTCGGCCTCCTGGGCCCGAACGGCGCCGGCAAGAGCACCACCATGAAGATCCTCACCTGCTACATCTCGCCCACCAGCGGGACGGCCACGGTGAACGGCTGCGACGTGTTCGACGACCCCGTCGGCGCGCGCCGGGCCATCGGCTACCTGCCCGAGAGCACCCCGCTCTACTACGAGATGATGGTGCTCGAGTACCTCGAGTTCATGGCCGCCATGCGCGGCTTCAAGGGCGTCGAGGGGCGCCGACGCATCAAGACCGCGGTCGAGCAGACCTCGCTGGGCGATGTGCTCGGCAAGGAGATCCGCGCGCTCTCCAAGGGCTACAAGCAGCGCGTCGGCCTGGCTCAGGCGCTCGTGCACGAGCCGCCCATCCTGATCCTGGACGAGCCGATGAGCGGCCTCGACCCCAACCAGGCGTCGGAGATCCGCGACCTCATCAAGGAGATCGGCGAGAAGCGCACGGTCATCCTGAGCACGCACAACCTCGCCGAGGTGCAGGTCACCTGCGACCGCGTGCTCATCATCTCGGGCGGGCGCATCGTGGCGGACGACACCCCCGAGGAGCTCACGGACCGCGCGGGCAAGGCCAAGTACGTGGCCACCGTGCAGGGGAACGCCGACAGCTCCGCCGCCGCGCAGAAAGCCTTCGAGAAGGTCAAGGGCGCCTCCACCGTGCGCGCGCGCACGGGCGAGGAATCTGGCGAGCTGATCTTCGAGATCCTGCCGGAGGGCGACAAGGACCTCCGCGCGGACATCTTCAAGGCCGCCGTGGCCGCCGACCTGGTGCTACTCGGACTCGAGCACCAGGGCGAGAACCTGGAAGACATCTTCCGCGAGCTCACCCAAGTGGGAGAGGCGTGA
- a CDS encoding cadherin-like domain-containing protein: MKRMLMRASWCVWLSTAWVMPGCGDGADRLVDAATDGSADTGASDGSIDFGGDGGTSNDLGTPDGFVGVAPSALADGYAASSGFTLSVDASTGVLANDTLGDPVGTVVSFGGGSLGGTAADRVAGATAAIGTGSLVLRADGSFDFTPDTGFLGSFTVDYVLANAEGSASATVTIEVSAGPTAVDDTYAALADTTFQVLGGTADALLANDLGAPAPSVVSFGGGDLGGSVDDHSAGATASFGTTGSLTVTADGGVELVPEAGFSGQFTFDYEIMNALGSSTGTVTITVQAAPTLAGTPPNGEVGVSYAFNFTVSGFPTPTLNVTAGALPPGLALSGNSITGTPTMPGNFSGITVTAGNGVGAPATLDFAITVNSPPAITSAASTTFVVGVAGSFTVTATGTPAPTIARTGALPTGVTFAGGVLSGTPAAGTGGTYPVTFTASNGVGSNAVQSFTLTVNQAPSVSGAPPSGALGTSYNHAFTVAGFPAPTLSLTAGTLPPGLALVGNSITGTPTMPGTFSGLTVTASNGVGSPATLTFSITVNSPPAITSAASTTFVVGAAGSFTVTATGTPAPTIARTGALPTGVTFAGGVLSGTPAAGTGGTYPLTFTATNGVGSNAVQSFTLTVNQAPTVSGAPPSGTVSTSYNHTFTVAGFPAPTLSLTAGTLPPGLALAGNSITGMPTMAGTFSGLTVTASNGVGSPATLNFSITVAGNPVAVADAYGVTGNIGVSVPAPGVLGNDTLSGATLTHVGPAASTTTAVPGTITTSNGGSVTLQANGSFTYNPPAGYTGTDAFHYRLTSGGNTTTAQVTLSITNRVWFVDSTASAGDGRLSSPRNNLATAMSGATAGDRIFVYRQASNYVTNVTLQANQRLIGQGVALDASSLGFTPAPFSVALPSATTHPGIQGSVTFGGANAGLFGVHVTPSSGGGVTDGGVARAGLVASNVRVTTSGGVGVSLTGSSGNLSFRSVSTTGGTRGISLSGVGGTFTVTGDGSTAGSGGTIQNTTAHGVQLTNVSAAVSFSYMAFNGSVYDNVSLETSGAGVKLDSSSSVASSLTIDRCSFASNQGRAVYVHPTGSGATALTLTNSTFPTNLVGTSEVFVFYEGSSNANTYDIRGNTFTNINITAVQVFIGTSLGAQQTARGHVSNNNITGLPNGFATGISVGVNDNAGSTMIVAVENNMFTAMGTMAIDLNKQPLNNNMHVTVRNNTVRSPVSPGTNYLYGLRLTMASSSSAGPAGTYCANVNGNDIPDFGGGSSIRIRRLGTHAGLTTSIQGFTGNTQAQLTTFLAAANAGPLGPINYSPDPLTQFAFPNQTCLTP; the protein is encoded by the coding sequence ATGAAGCGGATGCTCATGAGGGCGAGTTGGTGCGTGTGGTTGTCGACGGCGTGGGTGATGCCGGGCTGTGGGGACGGCGCGGACCGCCTGGTCGACGCGGCCACGGACGGGAGCGCCGACACGGGCGCGTCGGACGGTAGCATCGACTTCGGGGGCGACGGCGGCACGTCCAACGATCTCGGGACACCGGACGGTTTCGTCGGCGTTGCGCCATCCGCCCTGGCGGATGGGTATGCGGCGTCGAGCGGCTTCACGCTCTCGGTCGACGCCTCCACCGGCGTCTTGGCGAACGACACCCTGGGCGACCCAGTAGGCACGGTCGTGAGCTTCGGCGGCGGTTCGCTGGGCGGGACGGCCGCAGATCGCGTCGCAGGCGCGACCGCCGCCATCGGGACGGGCTCACTCGTGCTGCGCGCCGACGGCAGCTTCGACTTCACCCCAGACACGGGCTTCCTGGGCTCGTTCACCGTGGACTACGTGCTCGCCAACGCGGAGGGCAGCGCGAGCGCCACAGTCACGATCGAGGTCAGCGCGGGCCCCACCGCGGTCGACGACACCTACGCCGCGCTCGCCGACACGACGTTCCAAGTCCTCGGTGGCACGGCCGACGCCCTGCTCGCGAACGACCTGGGTGCGCCTGCGCCTAGCGTGGTGAGCTTCGGAGGCGGCGACCTGGGCGGCTCGGTGGACGACCACAGCGCCGGCGCGACGGCCTCGTTCGGCACGACCGGCTCGCTCACGGTCACCGCCGACGGCGGCGTCGAGCTGGTCCCCGAGGCGGGGTTCAGCGGTCAGTTCACCTTCGACTACGAGATCATGAATGCGCTGGGCAGCTCCACCGGCACGGTGACGATCACCGTTCAGGCCGCTCCCACGCTGGCGGGCACGCCCCCCAACGGTGAGGTCGGTGTGTCCTACGCGTTCAACTTCACGGTGAGCGGCTTCCCCACCCCGACGCTCAACGTGACCGCCGGTGCGCTGCCCCCCGGCCTCGCGCTCTCGGGCAACAGCATCACGGGGACACCCACCATGCCGGGCAACTTCAGCGGGATCACCGTCACCGCCGGCAACGGCGTCGGCGCGCCAGCGACGCTCGACTTCGCCATCACCGTCAACAGCCCGCCAGCCATCACCAGCGCCGCGAGCACCACGTTCGTCGTCGGTGTGGCGGGCTCGTTCACCGTCACGGCCACCGGCACGCCCGCCCCGACCATCGCCCGCACGGGCGCGCTCCCCACCGGCGTCACGTTCGCGGGCGGTGTGCTCTCCGGAACCCCCGCCGCCGGCACGGGCGGCACCTACCCGGTCACCTTCACCGCGTCCAACGGTGTCGGCAGCAACGCGGTGCAGTCCTTCACGCTCACCGTGAACCAGGCCCCCAGCGTCAGCGGGGCACCCCCGAGCGGCGCCCTCGGCACCAGCTACAACCACGCCTTCACCGTCGCAGGCTTCCCCGCGCCCACGCTCAGCCTGACCGCCGGCACGCTCCCGCCCGGCCTCGCGCTGGTGGGCAACAGCATCACCGGCACGCCCACCATGCCCGGCACCTTCTCCGGGCTCACCGTCACCGCCAGCAACGGAGTCGGCTCCCCCGCCACGCTCACCTTCTCCATCACCGTCAACAGCCCGCCGGCCATCACCAGCGCCGCGAGCACCACGTTCGTCGTCGGTGCGGCGGGCTCGTTCACCGTCACGGCCACCGGCACGCCCGCCCCGACCATCGCCCGCACGGGCGCGCTCCCCACAGGCGTCACGTTCGCGGGCGGCGTGCTCTCCGGCACCCCCGCCGCAGGCACCGGCGGGACCTACCCGCTCACCTTCACGGCCACCAACGGCGTCGGCAGCAACGCCGTCCAGTCCTTCACGCTCACCGTGAACCAAGCGCCGACCGTCAGCGGCGCTCCGCCCAGCGGCACCGTCAGCACGAGCTACAACCACACGTTCACCGTCGCAGGCTTCCCCGCGCCCACGCTCAGCCTGACCGCCGGCACGCTCCCGCCCGGCCTCGCGCTCGCGGGCAACAGCATCACAGGCATGCCCACCATGGCGGGCACCTTCTCCGGGCTCACCGTCACCGCGTCCAACGGCGTCGGCTCCCCCGCCACGCTCAACTTCTCCATCACCGTCGCCGGCAACCCCGTGGCCGTCGCCGACGCGTATGGGGTGACGGGCAACATCGGCGTCAGCGTCCCCGCCCCCGGCGTCCTCGGCAACGACACGCTGAGCGGCGCGACCCTCACGCACGTCGGGCCCGCAGCCTCCACGACGACGGCCGTCCCCGGGACCATCACCACCAGCAACGGCGGCAGCGTGACGCTCCAGGCGAACGGCAGCTTCACCTACAACCCGCCCGCTGGCTACACGGGCACCGACGCCTTCCACTACCGCCTCACCAGCGGCGGGAACACGACGACCGCGCAAGTGACGCTCAGCATCACCAACCGGGTGTGGTTCGTGGACTCGACGGCGAGCGCGGGTGACGGGCGCCTGTCGAGCCCGCGCAACAACCTCGCCACGGCCATGAGCGGGGCCACCGCCGGTGACCGCATCTTCGTCTACCGGCAGGCCTCGAACTACGTCACCAACGTCACGCTACAAGCCAACCAGCGGCTCATCGGTCAGGGCGTGGCGCTGGACGCCAGCAGCCTGGGCTTCACGCCCGCTCCGTTCAGCGTGGCCCTGCCAAGCGCCACCACGCACCCGGGTATCCAGGGCAGCGTCACCTTCGGCGGCGCCAACGCCGGGCTCTTTGGTGTGCATGTGACCCCGTCGTCCGGCGGCGGTGTCACCGATGGGGGCGTGGCCCGCGCAGGGCTCGTCGCGTCCAACGTGCGCGTCACGACGTCGGGCGGCGTCGGCGTGTCGCTCACGGGCTCCAGCGGGAACCTCTCGTTCCGCAGCGTCAGCACCACGGGCGGCACCCGCGGCATCTCGCTCTCCGGGGTGGGTGGCACCTTCACGGTGACGGGCGACGGGTCCACCGCGGGCTCGGGCGGCACCATCCAGAACACCACCGCCCATGGCGTGCAGCTCACGAACGTCAGCGCGGCGGTGAGCTTCAGCTACATGGCCTTCAACGGGTCCGTCTATGACAATGTCAGCCTCGAGACCAGCGGCGCAGGCGTGAAGCTCGACTCGAGCAGTTCCGTCGCGAGCTCGCTCACCATCGACCGCTGCAGCTTCGCCTCCAACCAGGGACGCGCTGTCTACGTCCACCCCACGGGCAGCGGCGCGACGGCGCTCACCCTCACGAACAGCACGTTCCCCACGAACCTGGTGGGGACGTCCGAGGTGTTCGTCTTCTACGAGGGCAGCTCGAACGCCAACACCTACGACATCCGCGGCAACACCTTCACGAACATCAACATCACGGCCGTCCAGGTGTTCATCGGGACCAGCCTGGGCGCGCAACAAACGGCGCGCGGTCACGTCAGCAACAACAACATCACAGGCCTGCCCAACGGCTTCGCGACAGGCATCTCGGTGGGCGTCAACGACAACGCCGGGTCGACCATGATCGTCGCCGTCGAGAACAACATGTTCACCGCCATGGGCACCATGGCCATCGATCTGAACAAGCAGCCGCTCAACAACAACATGCACGTCACCGTGCGCAACAACACGGTGCGCTCGCCCGTCTCACCTGGCACCAACTACCTCTACGGCCTGCGCCTCACCATGGCGTCCAGCTCCTCCGCCGGCCCGGCCGGGACCTACTGCGCGAACGTAAACGGCAACGACATCCCCGACTTCGGCGGCGGCTCGTCCATCCGCATCCGCCGCCTCGGTACGCACGCCGGACTCACCACCTCCATCCAGGGCTTCACCGGCAACACCCAGGCCCAGCTGACCACGTTCCTCGCCGCCGCCAACGCTGGACCCCTGGGGCCCATCAACTACTCCCCCGACCCCCTGACGCAGTTCGCCTTCCCGAACCAGACCTGCCTCACCCCCTGA
- a CDS encoding ABC transporter permease subunit, with protein sequence MQNILTIAGRQFRSYWNGPTAYIVLALVLAALGWFFWSPFFLIDQASVRSMFEWLGILSGFAAPALAMGLLADEKRQGTIELLITLPVRDHEVVLGKFLGVLGLYGVLALLTIPYPIAVSQFGPLEAGPVVTGYVGMLLQGSAMLAIGLMASSFTENQVVAFFVALTITMIFVLIDKMLVFLPSGFQWFSFGYHAGPLTRGVIDLRNVVFFLSVTALCLGIAFRSLESRRWS encoded by the coding sequence ATGCAGAACATCCTGACCATCGCGGGGCGGCAGTTCCGCAGCTACTGGAACGGCCCGACGGCCTACATCGTCCTCGCCCTCGTGCTCGCCGCGCTGGGCTGGTTTTTCTGGAGCCCCTTCTTCCTCATCGACCAAGCGAGCGTACGCTCCATGTTCGAGTGGCTGGGCATCCTCAGCGGCTTTGCGGCCCCCGCGCTCGCCATGGGCCTCCTGGCGGACGAGAAGCGACAGGGCACCATCGAGCTGCTCATCACGCTGCCTGTGCGTGACCACGAAGTGGTCCTCGGCAAGTTCCTGGGCGTGCTCGGCCTGTATGGCGTGCTCGCGCTGCTGACCATCCCCTACCCCATCGCCGTATCGCAGTTCGGGCCCCTCGAGGCGGGCCCCGTGGTCACCGGCTACGTCGGCATGTTGCTGCAGGGAAGCGCCATGCTCGCCATCGGCCTCATGGCCAGCAGCTTCACCGAGAACCAGGTGGTGGCCTTCTTCGTGGCGCTGACCATCACCATGATCTTCGTCCTCATCGACAAGATGCTGGTCTTCCTCCCCAGCGGGTTCCAGTGGTTCAGCTTCGGCTATCACGCGGGCCCCCTCACGCGCGGCGTCATCGACCTGCGCAACGTCGTGTTCTTCCTCTCCGTGACCGCCCTCTGTCTGGGCATCGCCTTCCGCTCCCTCGAGAGCCGCCGCTGGAGCTGA